The Vigna unguiculata cultivar IT97K-499-35 chromosome 11, ASM411807v1, whole genome shotgun sequence genomic sequence CATTATTTTGTTACGTTACCTCCTACACAATTATTCTCGGGTATTAAAATGGTATTTCCATTGTCTTACAATTCAAAGCATACGagaatttcaataaaatatttttatccacAGCCAATACtcctattttacttttattgtgtgctatattctattttttattttattttgttaaatttttgagAGATCTTTAATCGGTAAACATGCTTAATCGTGGTAAAAACATATGTTTCCTAAAGTAAAAGATTTTAATGCATTTTCAGTGTAATTGTTTTTTGTCAGTTGGTGAGTTTTAACATTggattctgtttttcacaccttttatgttttcaattttcacaaaaagaaaaaagtattggtagattaaatttaaaatataaagatagtgtgtcataaaataataaaaaagtaaaatgttttattatattgatattaatcAGTAGGAGTACATGAGTGGAACTCAGAAGAATTTATCGACGTTTTTATCAAACACCTGAGAAGTAATAATTTGATATGCCTTTTCCGTAGGATGGAAACTGTCCCAAAATACGTAGTTTGACCGGTTTGAACATATCCCCAGGCTAAGAGGGTTACACAGAATGCTTACTTCAAGATTTCCCGAGCCACAACATCCTTTATCTGCAACTTCAAAACCTAAACCACCAAACACCATCACAATGAGTAATAATAAGTTAGAAACCAAAATGTACTACTCGTATATAGTATGGTAGATGTGTTTGATTACCATATTTAGTGGTATTTTGAACCAAATCCGATAATACACTATAAATATCAAGGTAGACAAATTTAGCATCAGGATATTTTTTCCCAAGGATATCTATTTGGCATGACAGCTTCTTGTTAAAGAGCATCGAAGCCTGGTTTTCACGTTCTGAACATTTCCTGTGAAGTCCTCCTCTGAGTGTTCTTTGAGAGGGCACACACCCTAAATTTGGCAAACCAAGTACTCCAATCTTTCTAGCTCCAAGTCCATAAAGATTCTGCATTTCATTCATTTGatgcaaatatatattaacGAAATAAGTTTAGATTAAATTGTTGATTTGGGTAGGTGGTTCACACATACTTGTAAGAACTTGGTAGCTTGTGAAACCATGAAATCTGTGTAAGTTGAAACATTATACTGTAGTCGCCTAAATGGTAATGTAAAGAAAGTATTGGCAATATCATTGTTTCCTGAGGACAAGAGGTATACGCTTTTCGAtataattgttgttgttgtgttttctcCAACCATGTCGTGTAACTTGGTTTTGTATT encodes the following:
- the LOC114168456 gene encoding GDSL esterase/lipase EXL3-like, yielding TLFNNILSQLFIVIVWSFSTIIISLVSAVRLPNNESVPAVIAFGDSILDTGNNDYINTLFKSNFRPYGKDFGGGNQPTGRFSNGLIPSDFLAAILDIKKLLPPYLDPNLKRHDLLTGVSFASAASGYDPQTNKIASVLSLSDQLENFKEYKTKLHDMVGENTTTTIISKSVYLLSSGNNDIANTFFTLPFRRLQYNVSTYTDFMVSQATKFLQNLYGLGARKIGVLGLPNLGCVPSQRTLRGGLHRKCSERENQASMLFNKKLSCQIDILGKKYPDAKFVYLDIYSVLSDLVQNTTKYGFEVADKGCCGSGNLEVSILCNPLSLGICSNRSNYVFWDSFHPTEKAYQIITSQVFDKNVDKFF